TTTGCATCAATGGCTGCCAAAGCTTGAAAACAAAAATACACAGCGCGAATATTACTTGACCGACATCATAGCAATGGCGGTAAAAGATGGTATATATGTCGCATCGTCACAAGCGGACAATTTCTGGGAAGTCATGGGTGTTAATAACAAGCATCAGCTGGCCGAGCTTGAGCGTGTTCACCAAAAAAACCGCGCTGAGAAGCTATTGGAAGAAGGGGTCAGCTTACTCGATCCCAATCGCATAGACATACGGGGTGAACTGAGCTGCGGTACTGATGTTGAAATCGATGTTAATTGTATTTTTGAAGGAACTGTGACGCTGGGCGATTCCGTCCGTATAGGCGCGCATTGCATATTAAGAAATGTAACAGTTGCGTCAGGGAGTATTATTCATCCCTTCTGCCTGATTGAAGAAGCCGAAATTGGAGAAGATGGTAAGATCGGTCCATATGCGCGCATCCGGCCAGGAACACGGCTAGCACAGAAAGTGCATATCGGAAATTTTGTCGAAGTCAAAAATAGTCAGATTGCAGCAGGAAGTAAAGCGAATCACTTAAGTTATATTGGTGATTCCACCGTAGGGGAAAATGTCAATATTGGCGCTGGAACAATTACTTGTAATTATGATGGCGCAAACAAATATCGAACAGTCATTGAAGATGATGTGTTCATCGGATCCGATACACAGTTGATTGCGCCCGTTAAGATTTCAAAAGGGTCGACTATCGGTGCTGGATCTACTATCACTAAAGAAACTCCAGAGAATCAGCTTACCTTGTCCAGATCGAAGCAAGTCAGCATTACTGGATGGAAGCGCCCGCAAAAATCAAAAGCATAGTAAGTCTATGCAGTATCGTTCTTTTAGCTTGAGTTGTGAGGAGAATGCGCTATGTGTGGAATAGTTGGTGCAGTGGCTAATAACAATGTTGTTCCGGTATTGCTGGATGGATTATTACATCTGGAGTACCGCGGATATGATTCAGCCGGACTCGTCGTTACCTGCAACGGTCTGCAAAGACTGCGAACTACAGGCCGTGTAACCGAGTTGCAAAAACTCGCACACGAAAAAAATACCCATGGCTTTGCTGGCATTGCGCATACCCGCTGGGCAACCCATGGCGCACCTTCCGAGCGCAATGCACACCCGCATTTTTCCGGAATGCCGGATTCATCGGTGCGGATAGCCGTTGTGCATAACGGCATCATTGAGAATCATGAAGTCATGCGAAAGCGTTTGCAGGCGGAAGGATATGAATTTGTTTCCGACACTGATACCGAAGTCATTGCGCATCTCATCGCGTTCAATCTCAAGCATACCGACGATTTGTTAACAGCAGTCTGCACTTCTATTGACGAACTGCAAGGCGCATACGCGATCGCTGTGATGGAAGAAGCCCGGCCGGAAAGAATTGTGGTAGCACGTAATGGCGCTCCATTACTGCTGGGATTGGGTGAAAGCGGTAATTATGCTGCTTCCGATGCTTCCGCGTTGTTAAAAGCGACTCGGAATATGATTTATCTGGAAGAGGGCGATGTAGCCGAGCTGACTCGCGATGGATATCGAATTGTGAATTGTCTGCATGGTAACTCGGTCAGGGAAGTCAAGCGGACAGTACACGAGAGCAATCTTTCCAGCGAAGCGATTGAGCTCGGACCATATACCCATTACATGCAGAAAGAAATTTTCGAGCAACCGAGTGCGGTGGCGAATACCTTGGAAATGGTCTTCAATGCGCAATCCATCTCGCCCAATTTGTTTGGCAGCGAGGCCGAGAAAGTATTCTCTCAAACCAGAAGTATTCTCATTCTGGCTTGCGGGACCAGCTATCATGCCGGACTGGTTGCGCGCTATTGGCTGGAAACCGTTGCCGGCCTGCCGTGCAACGTTGAGATCGCCAGCGAATACCGCTATCGCGATCCGATTGCGGATCCTCATACGTTGGTGGTTGGTATTTCACAATCGGGTGAGACCGCAGACACGTTGGCAGCGCTCAACTACGCAAAGAAACTGGGTCATCGGTATAGTCTGGCGATTTGCAATGTGCCGGAAAGCGCATTGATACGCCAAACCGACTTGCGCTTTCTCACACGTGCCGGGCCCGAGATCGGTGTCGCCTCAACCAAAGCATTTACTACACAACTAGCTTCACTGCTGCTGCTGACTGTAACGCTGGCAAAAATGCGTCATAAATTATCCGCGCAAGACGAACAAGAGATGATCATGACGCTGCGTCATTTACCGATGGCTTTGCAACATGCGCTGCAAGTCGAACCGCAAGTGCGTATTTGGGCGGAAAGATTTGCGCAAAAACGCCATGCATTATTTCTTGGGCGCGGCGTTCATTACCCTATCGCGATGGAAGGCGCGCTTAAACTAAAGGAAATTTCGTAT
The DNA window shown above is from Nitrosomonas sp. Is35 and carries:
- the glmU gene encoding bifunctional UDP-N-acetylglucosamine diphosphorylase/glucosamine-1-phosphate N-acetyltransferase GlmU; this translates as MSKLNVVILAAGAGKRMQSTLPKVLHTLAGRPLLMHVINTARMLSPDKICVVIGHGSDQVKQSITDDDLTWVLQAQQLGTGHALMQVLPQLNTNGFTLVLYGDVPLVQIQTLQQLIAAAGEKNCALLTAIIDDPFGYGRILRNRETGEVVAIVEQKDATAEQQSIREVNTGIMLIPNQHLHQWLPKLENKNTQREYYLTDIIAMAVKDGIYVASSQADNFWEVMGVNNKHQLAELERVHQKNRAEKLLEEGVSLLDPNRIDIRGELSCGTDVEIDVNCIFEGTVTLGDSVRIGAHCILRNVTVASGSIIHPFCLIEEAEIGEDGKIGPYARIRPGTRLAQKVHIGNFVEVKNSQIAAGSKANHLSYIGDSTVGENVNIGAGTITCNYDGANKYRTVIEDDVFIGSDTQLIAPVKISKGSTIGAGSTITKETPENQLTLSRSKQVSITGWKRPQKSKA
- the glmS gene encoding glutamine--fructose-6-phosphate transaminase (isomerizing), producing the protein MCGIVGAVANNNVVPVLLDGLLHLEYRGYDSAGLVVTCNGLQRLRTTGRVTELQKLAHEKNTHGFAGIAHTRWATHGAPSERNAHPHFSGMPDSSVRIAVVHNGIIENHEVMRKRLQAEGYEFVSDTDTEVIAHLIAFNLKHTDDLLTAVCTSIDELQGAYAIAVMEEARPERIVVARNGAPLLLGLGESGNYAASDASALLKATRNMIYLEEGDVAELTRDGYRIVNCLHGNSVREVKRTVHESNLSSEAIELGPYTHYMQKEIFEQPSAVANTLEMVFNAQSISPNLFGSEAEKVFSQTRSILILACGTSYHAGLVARYWLETVAGLPCNVEIASEYRYRDPIADPHTLVVGISQSGETADTLAALNYAKKLGHRYSLAICNVPESALIRQTDLRFLTRAGPEIGVASTKAFTTQLASLLLLTVTLAKMRHKLSAQDEQEMIMTLRHLPMALQHALQVEPQVRIWAERFAQKRHALFLGRGVHYPIAMEGALKLKEISYIHAEAYAAGELKHGPLALVDDEMPVIAIAPNDQLLGKLKSNLQEVHARGGELYVFADADSQIAQSENEHVIRLSEHAGLLSPILHTIPLQLLAYHVALVKGTDVDKPRNLAKAVTVE